The window CTGTTGCGAGCCAGTGCAGCGGAAGAGACCTTGCCGCCCGGCCATTTGATGTCGCAGAATTATGACACTGCCCAGGCAAATCCGGAAATACATTTGCTGCCAGGCAATTTGAAAGATGCCCGCGATGCCATTTTTCCATTCTTCTGGGGTACCGATGGCTGGTCATCGCCTCTGCATCTGGAGAATGTAAAGGGACCAGCCAATAATGCTTCACTGATTGGCGCTTTGGCTTGTTTGCTGAAGAATCCCAATCTTTGCACGGATACCTACAGCCAGCGATCTAATGAACTGGAAGTGAAATCCATCACTGCACTGGCGAATCTGCTATTCTATCACACCAGCGATCCATGGGGCGTCTTTACCATGGGTGGCACCATCTCCAATATGTATGGTGCCCGCATTGGTATCGAAAAAGTGTTGCCTGGAGCGATGCACCGTGGCTTGCAGGGTGAAACTGTCGCAGGCGTCGTTTCACAGGCGGCCCATTATTGCAACCAAACTATCGCAGGCTGGTTGGGAATGGGAACGCAACACTTGTACTCCATTCCCACCGATAGAAATCTTTCCATGCGGCTGGATGCATTAGCTGACAAACTGGAATATCTGTATCAGAACAAGATTAAAGTTGCCTATGTCATTGCTACCTATGGTACCACGGATGGCTTTGGGATCGATGATATTACAACTATCCGTCATATCATCACCGAGAAGTCGCAGAAATATGGTCAGCCAACACCACAATTGCATGTCGATGCAGCAGTGGGCTGGGTGTTGTGTTTCCTCAGCGATTACGATACCGACAAGAATGTGCATGGGTTTTCGGAAACAATGTTGCCATTAATTCAAACGGTGAAGAAACACAATCAGGGCTTGCGTTATGCTGATTCCATCGCTGTTGACTTTCACAAGATGGGCTGGGGACATTATCCGAGCAGTGCCTTTATTGTGAATCATCGAAGTGATTTGAAATATCTCTCCCGCAGTGTTTCGGATACGCCTTATTTTTCAGAAGCAGATGCACGACGTGATCCGGCTCTTTTCACGCTGGAATGTTCCAGACCAGGCTTGGGGCCCTATACTGTGATGGCTTCGCTTAACGGCATGGGATTGGAAGGCTGGCAATTGCTTGTGGTGCGCGCACTCGAACTGGCACAGAAACTCAAAGAGAAGCTCAGCAAACTGGAACAGTGTATGGTGCTTAATACGGGTACCATTGGGCCAAGCGTGTGCTGGTGGGTGCTGCCTAAAGGTAGAAATGCCCGTGAGATCTTTGAACGACTGGAAGCAGGTCAACTATCTGCTGATAAATGTGAGCGATACTTCGCCGAAATCCGACGGATGTACGATAAGCGGGAAAAAGTGCTCGACCCAACCCGCGATGCCCGGTTGAGTTTTACCACCAATTTCGGGTATCATCCGCATGGCTTGCATCTGCCTGCCTGGAAAGCAGTCTTCTTCAATCCCAAGTCGGATGAAGCGATCATCGATCGTGTTATCGAGAGTATTGAAGAACTATTATAACCACACAACTTGGTTTTGCCTACGCGTGCTTGTTATCAAGAGGATTAATAACAGAACACTGTCAGTCGCATCCCGAAGAGATGGGCAACACTGCTCCTTCAATCTGGTTGATGCAGGCTACTGAGAATTCAGACTGCATCGAACAGTTGTGCAAAACCATCGCCTTGGCAGCTGCTGCAAGAGACGGATATTTGGCATGAGTTGTTAATGATGAATCGGATCGGCGAACTGCAGCACCATGTGCGCGCGGCGTATACCGCAGAGAACAACCATCAGGGTTTCTTTTCGTCGTCTTTTTTCAATTCGGGTGATGCCTTCCAAATATAGACTTTGGAATCAATCGCAACGATACGATCCTGGCTGTGATCCCAGGTAACCAGAACAGATTCTTCAAACTGTCCTGGAAGAGCAGTGAGTTCCAGACCTGTCTCAACATCCCACAATCGGATAAGTCCATCACTGCATGAAGTGACGATGCGTTTGCCATCTTTGCTGAAAGCCAACGAGTTGATGGCACGGGGATGACCAGGGAATGTTAATTGTATTGCTCCGGTAGTGGTGTCGCGTAATCGAATAACCCGGTCAGCCTCTGCAGTGGCAATCAGTTTGCCATCAATAGAGAATGCCATCTTGCGTGTTCCGTTCATGGGTATGCCAACCGTTTTGGTCTTAGTAACAAGGTCCATCAGTTCAACTTGGTGTCGGCCAACGTATGCAAGCTTATCCACTTGCGGAGAAAATACTGCCTGTCCCATGAATTTTTCAACTAATGGTAGTTCTTCCACTTGAATGCCATTAGCACGATTGAGCCATTTAATGGTGCCACTCAGTTGAATTGCAACAATGTGCTTGCCATCAGGAGACAGTCCCATGCATTGGCAATGTTGATCAGGAGATGCATGGATCCAGACCGGATTTCCCGTTTTCAAATCCCAACAGGTTAAACCTCCTTCAGGGATAGATGTGAGCAAATGATCATTGTCAATAAACTGGGCTGCACCAACTCCTTTGTAACATCCTCGTTCCGTTCCATCGCCTGTATTGATTACACGTACAAAATCGTCGCCTGTTTTTCGGGAATGATAGTTGGGAATGATTGCTGCCCACTGGCCATCGTTTGACAAGGTGAAATCATGAGTGAGATGCGGGAAAGAACCCATCGATTGATATTCGGTTGGTTGTTGAAGATCCCAGATACGAAGCGATTTGTCATTGCTGGTGGAGGAAAGATGCTTGCCATCCGGACTGAATGCAACAGAGGAAATATGCAACTGGTGCCCACGAAAGGTCATCAAACTACGGTTTCTCCTGATATCCCAGACCAGGATATCGTGACTGGGACCGCTGAAGGCAATAATGTCAGGGTCAGCGCTAATTGAAAACTGCACCCGGCCCGTAAGAACCTTTGGTTCGACGATGTTTGCCCAGTTATATCGCCCCATTTCTCTCCCTGATTCAGCATCGGTCCACATGATGGAAGAAGGTTGAGCTTCAGCCAGGTGTTTGCCATCTGCAAAATAACTGATACGAAATGTCGGCAACTGTCGCTTCCAGACTTCACCAGTCTGCTTGCCATCCTGCATGTTCCAGCGACGAATGGTGCGATCAGTGGATGATGAAACAAGCGTTTTGGAATCTGGGGAGAAGCTTCCATCGAGAATGATCTTGGAATGTCCTTGCAGAAGCCATCTGGTCTGCCAGGTGCTGGTATCCCAGACCATGACATCGTTGGTGTAATCGTCTTTTTCGGTGGTGTGTGAAGCTGCCAGCATGGTTCCATCGGGGCTGAATGCTGCCCACATATTGCCGCGCAAGACTGCGAGTTTTTTTTGCGTAACGTAATTCCAGATAGTCAGTTTGTCCTCATCACACACTGCCAGCCATTGTTTTGCAGGAAAAACTGTCAAACCACGAATATCCTTCGGGCCATTCTGCCAGGTAATCTGTGGCTGTTTATCCTTCCAGTTCCAGATGGTAATATGTCCCCGGGAATCGCCGGTGACAATCTGTTGATTGGAAATAAATGCCGTCGTGCGGAAGATAACAGGTGGTGATGGAATAGTTATCGGACCATTGGTACGCAGTTGATCAAAATAACGCCATTCCCAACCACGGAATTTTTCGGGACACAGATCCAATTCTTCCCACGCTTGTGCAACCTGGTTGGTGGCCCAGAGTCGGCCTACCGAGGCTATTCGCTTGCCGTAGAGCAACTGCTGTTCTCGATTGAAAGTATTGATCAGTTCAGAATGCACCCACCGTTCACGCTGCAGTGCATCATGGGTTTCCCGTTCTTGTTCCCGTATGCGGAAGTTACTGAGCGCCAGCACTGCGACAGAACCGACAAGCATCAGGAAAGTAAGTGCAA of the Planctomycetia bacterium genome contains:
- a CDS encoding protein kinase → MSSIESVAEDAIRQFEHAWQSGTPPEIESFIVEGADSQLHLLIELIHVELEFRYHRNDFPRIEEYLKRFPQLLEYRDKIIELIASEFFLCNRFGQTATVQDFITRFPQYREEIARLLAAYGSTVTWPRRKPQKRPTVFPTIPGYIIEEELGQGGMGVVYRASQPSLQRAVAIKTLLHGTAATQELKNRFRVEAESIARLDHPHLVPIYEVGEWTPQGAATSIPYFVMKFYPGGSLAMEPSGPGTDMMHHARMVETIAHAVHHAHQRGILHRDLKPSNILLDEKGEPHVVDFGLAGRFDPNDPQSMTATIIGTPAYMAPEQARSPSQVTTAADVYGLGAILYQLMTGKAPFRVDSPLAMLEMIAHHEPVKPSTLNPAIPRDLETICMKCMQKDPASRYDSPASLASDLARLRTGQSILARPMSTWEKSWRTIRRYPMVSSLIALTFLMLVGSVAVLALSNFRIREQERETHDALQRERWVHSELINTFNREQQLLYGKRIASVGRLWATNQVAQAWEELDLCPEKFRGWEWRYFDQLRTNGPITIPSPPVIFRTTAFISNQQIVTGDSRGHITIWNWKDKQPQITWQNGPKDIRGLTVFPAKQWLAVCDEDKLTIWNYVTQKKLAVLRGNMWAAFSPDGTMLAASHTTEKDDYTNDVMVWDTSTWQTRWLLQGHSKIILDGSFSPDSKTLVSSSTDRTIRRWNMQDGKQTGEVWKRQLPTFRISYFADGKHLAEAQPSSIMWTDAESGREMGRYNWANIVEPKVLTGRVQFSISADPDIIAFSGPSHDILVWDIRRNRSLMTFRGHQLHISSVAFSPDGKHLSSTSNDKSLRIWDLQQPTEYQSMGSFPHLTHDFTLSNDGQWAAIIPNYHSRKTGDDFVRVINTGDGTERGCYKGVGAAQFIDNDHLLTSIPEGGLTCWDLKTGNPVWIHASPDQHCQCMGLSPDGKHIVAIQLSGTIKWLNRANGIQVEELPLVEKFMGQAVFSPQVDKLAYVGRHQVELMDLVTKTKTVGIPMNGTRKMAFSIDGKLIATAEADRVIRLRDTTTGAIQLTFPGHPRAINSLAFSKDGKRIVTSCSDGLIRLWDVETGLELTALPGQFEESVLVTWDHSQDRIVAIDSKVYIWKASPELKKDDEKKP